From a single Gavia stellata isolate bGavSte3 chromosome 15, bGavSte3.hap2, whole genome shotgun sequence genomic region:
- the AKTIP gene encoding AKT-interacting protein isoform X2, with protein MNPFWSMSTSSVRKRPDAEEKTLSGELRTSPLRASTKKQLPSIPKNAVPISKPASPATSSQSTNGTHASYGPFYLEYSLLAEFTLVVKQKLPGVYVQPSYRSALMWFGVIFIRHGLYQDGVFKFTVYIPDNYPDGDCPRLVFDLPVFHPLVDPLSGELDVKRAFAKWRRNHNHIWQVLMYARRVFYKIDTTSPLNPEAAVLYEKDIQLFKSKVVDSVKLCSSHLFDQPKIEDPYAIIFSPWNPAIHDEAREKMLTQKKPEDQHCKSMHVSGLSWVKPGSVQPFSKEEKTMPT; from the exons ATGAACCCTTTCTGGAGCATGTCTACAAGTTCTGTGCGCAAG AGACCCGACGCTGAAGAGAAAACTTTGAGTGGAGAGCTGCGAACCAGTCCTCTACGAGCGTCTACAAAGAAACAGTTGCCTTCTATTCCAAAGAATGCTGTGCCAATAAGCAAGCCTGCTTCACCTGCCACGTCGTCTCAGTCGACAAATGGAACACATGCTTCTTATGGGCCTTTTTATTTGGAGTATTCCCTCCTTGCAGAATT TACCTTGGTTGTAAAGCAGAAATTGCCAGGTGTCTATGTGCAGCCATCTTACCGATCAGCATTAA TGTGGTTTGGTGTAATATTCATAAGACATGGGCTCTACCAGGATGGTGTGTTTAAATTTACTGTCTATATTCCTGATAATTACCCAGACGGAGACTGCCCG CGCTTGGTTTTTGATCTGCCTGTCTTCCATCCACTGGTAGATCCCTTATCTGGTGAACTGGATGTGAAAAGAGCATTTGCAAAATGGAG gCGAAATCATAATCACATATGGCAAGTATTAATGTATGCTCGCAGAGTCTTCTACAAGATTGATACAACTAGTCCTCTGAACCCTGAGGCTGCAGTTCT GTATGAAAAAGATATTCAGCTGTTCAAAAGTAAAGTGGTGGACAGTGTCAAACTGTGCAGCAGTCATTTATTTGATCAGCCCAAAATAGAGGATCCCTATGCAATCAT TTTTTCTCCATGGAATCCAGCTATACATGATGAAGCTAGAGAGAAAATGTTGACTCAGAAG AAGCCAGAAGATCAGCACTGCAAAAGCATGCACGTTTCTGGCCTGTCGTGGGTAAAGCCTGGCTCAGTTCAGCCTTTCAGCAAAGAAGAGAAGACGATGCCTACTTAG
- the AKTIP gene encoding AKT-interacting protein isoform X1, whose translation MNPFWSMSTSSVRKRPDAEEKTLSGELRTSPLRASTKKQLPSIPKNAVPISKPASPATSSQSTNGTHASYGPFYLEYSLLAEFTLVVKQKLPGVYVQPSYRSALMWFGVIFIRHGLYQDGVFKFTVYIPDNYPDGDCPRLVFDLPVFHPLVDPLSGELDVKRAFAKWRRNHNHIWQVLMYARRVFYKIDTTSPLNPEAAVLYEKDIQLFKSKVVDSVKLCSSHLFDQPKIEDPYAIIFSPWNPAIHDEAREKMLTQKKKPEDQHCKSMHVSGLSWVKPGSVQPFSKEEKTMPT comes from the exons ATGAACCCTTTCTGGAGCATGTCTACAAGTTCTGTGCGCAAG AGACCCGACGCTGAAGAGAAAACTTTGAGTGGAGAGCTGCGAACCAGTCCTCTACGAGCGTCTACAAAGAAACAGTTGCCTTCTATTCCAAAGAATGCTGTGCCAATAAGCAAGCCTGCTTCACCTGCCACGTCGTCTCAGTCGACAAATGGAACACATGCTTCTTATGGGCCTTTTTATTTGGAGTATTCCCTCCTTGCAGAATT TACCTTGGTTGTAAAGCAGAAATTGCCAGGTGTCTATGTGCAGCCATCTTACCGATCAGCATTAA TGTGGTTTGGTGTAATATTCATAAGACATGGGCTCTACCAGGATGGTGTGTTTAAATTTACTGTCTATATTCCTGATAATTACCCAGACGGAGACTGCCCG CGCTTGGTTTTTGATCTGCCTGTCTTCCATCCACTGGTAGATCCCTTATCTGGTGAACTGGATGTGAAAAGAGCATTTGCAAAATGGAG gCGAAATCATAATCACATATGGCAAGTATTAATGTATGCTCGCAGAGTCTTCTACAAGATTGATACAACTAGTCCTCTGAACCCTGAGGCTGCAGTTCT GTATGAAAAAGATATTCAGCTGTTCAAAAGTAAAGTGGTGGACAGTGTCAAACTGTGCAGCAGTCATTTATTTGATCAGCCCAAAATAGAGGATCCCTATGCAATCAT TTTTTCTCCATGGAATCCAGCTATACATGATGAAGCTAGAGAGAAAATGTTGACTCAGAAG AAGAAGCCAGAAGATCAGCACTGCAAAAGCATGCACGTTTCTGGCCTGTCGTGGGTAAAGCCTGGCTCAGTTCAGCCTTTCAGCAAAGAAGAGAAGACGATGCCTACTTAG